The following DNA comes from Simkania negevensis Z.
TTAAGAGAGCAAATTGCCCTCATTCCTCAAGATCCTCTCCTCTTTCATCGGACCCTTAAAGAAAATATCAGCTATGGAAAGATCGAAGCTCCTGAGGAAGAAATTTTTCAAGCTGCTCGTCTTGCCCACGCAGATGAGTTCATTCGAAAACTTTCTGATGGATATGACGCTAGAGTAGGAGAAAGAGGAACAAAACTTTCCGGAGGAGAAAAACAACGCATCGCCATCGCAAGAGCTATTTTGGTGAATGCTCCTATTCTCATTTTAGATGAAGCAACATCTTCTCTCGATTCTGTCACGGAAAAGTATATTCAAGAGAGTTTGGAAACTCTTATGAAAGATCGAACAACGATCGTCATTGCTCACCGCCTTTCTACTCTTTCTCGTATGGATCGCATTCTTGTCTTTGATAGAGGCAAAATCGTAGAGGAAGGGTCTCACAGTTCTTTACTAGAAAAAGAGGGGCTCTACTCTAAAATGTGGAAGATGCAAGTTGGAGGTTTTCTTCCCGAATCCCCTTCAGAAACTCTTTGACTACGCCTCTCAAGTTTTGAAGTAGCTTGAGCACATCTTGTAAGGAAAATTTAGAAGGCTAATAGTCAGCCGGGAAAGAAAACAGTATTATTATAAGTTTTTTAAACATCTTTTTTTATTGCGTTAATATCATTATAAACCCATAATTTCTTTCAAAAAAATGGAGGAAATATGCACATTGTAAACACCCACTTTAAGTCTCTTAATCAATACTTTTTGGAACACCCTTTGGTTAATGCAAACCAAAGCGACGTTTTTAAAGATGCAAAACAACTCACTTTCAGACCCTCAGTCACCATGCCCAAATATGACTATCCGATTACATCAGGATGTATGGAAGGAAAAAACGCAGAGGAAACATTGCAGTTTTTAATTTCCAGAATCGATGAGATTTCCAAAGAAATCCAAATGGAAGCTTGGATTAGTCCAGATGATGATGCAGCGCTATCACGTCGCAGTGCTTTTCATTATGCAGCTGCTTATTATCCAGAACCAGCTTTCTCCTACCTTTGTGAACTTCTCAATAAAAATAATCTCCTACTAGAAGCTCTTAAAATAAAGGATGTATTCAATCATACACCTCTAGATTTCGCTAATAAAGAAGATAACAAAGAAAATGCCGCTTACTTGGAAGACATAGAGTGGATTTTAACAGGATCAATGAAAGGTGAAAATGCAGACTCCAAAATAATCACTCAAGCAAAAACAATACTTTTTCCAGTTGAAGATGAACAGATATATAACTGCACTCGCTTACATTATATTGCTGCTCATTATCCAAAACCATCTTTAGTCTACTTTTGTCAATTTCTCAAAAAACATAACATCCTACTAGTAGCTCTTAATATAAGGGATTTATTTTCATTGAAGCCTCTGGATTACGCTAAGATGACACATAACACAGAAAATGCCACATATTTGAAAGACATAGAAGAGATGTTAATGGCATAGGTTGAGCCATTCTATTGCGCTTTTTATACAAGACAAAACAAGGGAAGGACCAAACGGTCCTTCTCGAGACAAAAGGCTGGGAAGAAAGAGAAAAATCCCTGAGAATAAGTGAAATCAACCCAAAACTTAGGTCAATATGAATGCTAAGAAAACGTCTATGCTACAAGAAGGTTTTTTGATGCGCCCAATGCAAAGTGGAAAAGACCTTCTAAAAATTACCCATCGATTTTTGTTTCCTTGGTCTACCCCAGAAAAAACTCAAACTATTTGGGAAACTTATGCTCTAGAGCAAGAAGAGGGCATTCGAACCGTTTTCGTCATAGAAAATCAAAATGAGATCTTAGGCTATGGCAGTCTCCTTCGAAAATCGGAAAACCCAACATTTCAAGGCTCTAATATCCCAGAAGTGAATGCCATTTGGATCGATGAGTCATGCCGCAGACAAGGGCTTGGCAAAGCCCTCATTCAAGTAATCGAATGTCTTGCAATCGAGGAGGGATATCACCAAATTGGAATTGGAGTGGGCCTTTACCAAGACTATGGCCCTGCTCAGAGGCTGTATTTTCAGTTAGGTTATATTCCTGATGGAAATGGAATCACCTACAAGGGGGCAATCACAAAGCCTGGAGAGTCCTATCCCCTCGATGACGATCTTTTACTATGGCTCGTCAAGCCTTTAGCCAAAACTTAAGGTTTAAAGCAATGACTTGCCCATTGGGATATCATCAACACCCCCTTCATGCCCATCTGGGTCGTTAAATGGCATATCGATATATCCTAAACACTGATAAAATCCTACCGCATCAGGAGATGATTCTGTATGAATACTCTTATAGTTTTTGGCTTTCAGATAGGTCTCTATCCATTCGAGGAATTGCTTAGCAAATCCTTGATTTCGATAAGCTTCTTCCATAACTATGATGCGTATGGCAGCTCTAGACTGTGGCCATAGCTGAATATGACAATATCCGATAATTTCCACTCCTTTGTATAAGATAAAATGGAGATGGTCTGGATGATTAAAGGTCCATTCATACGGATCAGCAATTGAGATTTTGTCGAAAAAATAACGTTTTCTTAGAGATTTCGCTGCCTTCCATTCATTATGATGAGTGCAAATAACAAATCGTAAAGAGTCAAATCCAGCGCGCTTTAGGATGCTACTAATAAAGGCATCTTTTCCAAGATTATAGCCAGTAAACATCGAGCCTTCACTCTTTTCAAAAGAAGACTTTTGTTTAAGTAACTCAAGCTTAAGAGCTCCATATTCATCCCGCACTTCGGGATGGCTTCTAAGATAATCACGAAAAGTTAGATTGAGGGTGATTTCAGGATGTCTTTCCTGATAAACATGAAGATTGACATCTCGCTCACCCCGCTTACTAAAACCATAATGCATCGGAATGTTATACTCCCCCCGATATTTAAAACCGATTTTCTCTAACTTTTGAATGGTCGCTTCCGGACTTTTGGAGACTAGAATGATATCAATTTTGGGCTTAGCGCAAAGACCCGGTACAGCTGTCGAACCTACATGATGCACAGCAATGCAATGATCCCCTAACGCATCCCTGATAAGTCCCGCTTCGACCTCAAACTGCTCAGGCCAGGAGGGATCATAAGGAACAACTTCAATTTTTCTCACTTCTTTCATTTATACTCAAACTACTCTAATTGGAGATCTATCTACTCAAACAATTTCAAATTTTGCTGAGTATAGAAGAATAGGAGAAAAGTATAGTTCTCCTGGGATTTTGGGTTCAATATCTAAAGAAAAGTCCCAGCTTCTCTATTGAGAAATTTGCAAAAATCGCCTACACTACTTATCTTTTTGAACAACATTGATTCAATGCCATGCGAAAGAAAAAATTTTTTCTTACCCTCGGAGCAGCGCTTGTTTTCATCTTCCTAGTCAGTGGGGTGGAAACGATTCGAGAGGAACTAGGAGATCAAAAGCTTGAGAAGAAACTCTCGCTGGATAAACCTCGCTTGGAAAAGTCATTTGAGCCCTTTTTGAAGGAAGAAAATGAGAGAGATGACATTTGCAGCTGCACTGAAAAAGTTGCAACACTTATTGATCATATCTTATATCGAGGAAGTAAAAATTTTATCAGACGTCCCGTAAGCAAAACTATCGCAAAGACGATGAGTCTCACTGCCCTTCCAATTTGCTTACTATGCGATACAGCGCAGTATACGGCAAAAGGGAGCTTTGAAGGAGCTTTAATCCTTTTCACTGAGGAGAAGGGCGATAAGAACCGTTTTGAAAAGCACTTTTCAAAGGTCAAACGTTGTCTTCTTGGCTTTGCGGCTTTTCCGGCAGGGATCATCTCAGCCGATATGGTGAGTCAACACTTTGTGGTCAATCACTCAGGTAAAAAACTCGTTGAACCCTATGGTAAACTCTACTCTACGAAATGTCTCGAGCTCTATCCAAGGACTCATAAAGATGTTGCGATGATCTTGAATGAGGCTAAGCAATCTGGCAAAAAAGCAACGTTTGCTGGGGCTTTGATGAGCCAAGGGAAACAAGCTCTTCCAATGGATGAAGAGGATCTTCTTATCCATTTCGATGCGTTAAATCAAGTCACGATAGACCCAGCTAGTAGAATCGCACGAGTTGGAGCAGGAGCTCTTTGGAGCGATGTTCAAGCAGCTGCAAATGAGCATGGACTCGCCGTCAAGGTCATGCAAGCCTCAAACGTCTTTTCCATCGGAGGTTCTCTCTCGATTAATTGCCATGGCTGGGATCACAAGGCTGGCACATTGAAAGAAACGGTCCATTCCCTACTGATTGTAAATGGTGAGGGAGAAATACAACGCCTTTTTCCAGAAGATGAGCTTTTTGATTTAGTCATCGGTGGATTAGGAGGCTTTGGGGCAATATTAGAAGCAGAGCTTGCGTTAACACCGAACACCAAGATGTCCTATGAGTCGGTCGAAATGCCTGCTCAAGAGTATCTTTCCTACTTTCAAAATCAGGTCATGAATAATGAGAAGCTTGGGATGCACTATTTCCGCCTCTGTTTTGATCCTAAACAAATGTTTGAAACTGGGATTGCTCTTAACTATTTCGAAGAAAGCTCCGAAGGTGTCATTTCAGCAATTCCATTTGAGCCTGCAAGAGGCAACACAACTGAAAGGGTCGAATTAGGAATTATCCGTCGCCTTCCAAAAGCTCTTCCCATTGCATGGCAAATGGAGCGATCTGGATCTTTGAGCACAAAAAAAACTGATCGGAATGAGGCAATGACATTCCATCTCAGATGCATTTTTAATGAGTCAACAATCGATGCAGAATGGCTTCAAGAGTATTTCGTCCCTGCCCACCAATTGAATGACTTCATTTCATTTTTAGGTGATGTGCTCAAGAAAAACGACGTTCCCGTTTATAATGCCTCTATCCGTTATGTGAAGCAAAATGAAAGTCTTGGTTTTTCTTATGCTCCTCATGAAGATATGTTTGCGATTGTCCTTTTCTTCAATCAATCACTCCTTCCAGAAGAGATACAAAAATCGCGCCTATGGATTCAATCTGTCATCGACTATTTAATCGTGCATGAAGGAACCTACTACCTTCCTTATCAAAATTTTGCAACACTCGAGCAATTCCACTCCTGTTACCCTGAATGGGAAAAAATTGCGGAGAAAAAAAGGCAATATGATCCACATCATCTCTTCACGAATGGCTTTTATGAAGAATATGTTCTTGGAAAAAATACTCTAATCGCTGATTCCAATCGCTCGAATTTTCGCTCGACTTTTGCCGATCCCCTTCAAAGAAAATGGGTTGAAGAATTTTTAAATCATGTCTTTATGCAATTTGATCAAAAAAAATTCATGGCTCTTGTCGACGATATCTTAACCGACTCAAGTGTGAATGATGAGGATGTTTATCGCATCTTGCAGCAACGCCTAAGTGAAGGATCATTCTCCTTTCTGAAAAAAAACAAACAAGCTTTGAAATCTCTGAGTACTCTGAAAGAAGATCTATCAGATCAAATGCTAAAGCTCATGGGTAAAAAGACTCTCAGGGGTTATGTCGAGATTGGTTATCCTGGAAGGCTCTGTCGACCACTCAAAAAAAAGCTTGATTTGAAAGGCCCTATCTATGTGATCAATGAAGGTGAGCAGCTTGCTGATTATGTAGAATCTGGCTTTCCAAGACCTTACAATCGCTTTGTCTATTTGAATGAGTATGAGCCCATTCTTCACCAAGACATTCCGACAGAAAGTGTCGATCTCGTTGCGATGTACATTGGTCTTCACCATATCCCAGAAAACAAGCTGGAATCTTTTGTTAGATCCATCCACCGCATTTTGAGACCAGGAGGGTCCTTTGTCTTGATGGATCATGACGCTCTTTCTTCAAAGCACAAAGAGATGCTCTTTGTGATTCACAGTATCTTTAATGTAGGAACAAACGTCCCTCTCGATGAAGAACTCCGCGAATTTCGCAATTTCCAAAGCCTTGCTAATTGGGAATCACTTCTCGAAAAATGTGGCTTTGTTCGGGACTCTCACCCTCCTCTCATTCGCCAAGGTGATGCAACACTGAATTCTCTTATTCGTTTCACAAAAAAAGCCACAACAGAAGAAGAGTTCTGCGCTCAAATCCATGCTGACCCTGAGTATGTTCGTGATCCCATCCGCACCTACCTTACAGCCCCTGAATGGCATAATGTGAGACTCACTCAAGGATATTGCAAATTCATTGAAGACATCCCCTTCTATCAGTTTCCTTGGTTTACTGAAATCAAGAACATGTGGTCTGTTTTTGGAAAGTCTTGGAAAGTCGCCAGACGTCACGCATCATTTTCAGAGGTCTTATTTTCTGATTGTACTCTCATGAACCTCTTCATTACGATCTTCAACACAGTAGAGTATGCGATCAAAGGAGCCATCTCCTACCCCCTATCTCTGATTTACACGAATGAATCGATCGAAGATGCTCGGAATATTCATCTTCTTGTTCGAACAAATACTAACCTCACAGAGATCGACCCTCGTATCCGTATTGAAAAAGAGTGTCCTGAAAGCCATCTCAAACACATCATTCTCCCTCGCTACATGGAGATGTTCCATATCCTTCTTAAGCTTTCAAATGAAGATCTCACGTATGTCGATATTGCAGGACAAAAGAAAATACAAGTCGACCTCAATGTAGAAAAAAATCAAGAGCTCATCCTTCCCCTAGGTTGTGAAAAACTTTATGAAATTCCAGTCACTGCAGACCCCTCACGAGTCTACTTAGCGCTTGATGTGGATGTAGAGCATCTGAATACGGCGCTCAAATGGTTTCAGGACCATAAGATTCCTATTGTCTATATCCATGACTTTTAGCCTGCACTAAAACCACTATGAACATGGATCTGATCCTTTTCAACGATGAGTAGTGGTTTCCAAAATCCAGTCAGATAGGGTATCTAAGACTATAGGTGCAATAGTTTCTTCAATTTTGCCATACTCTAAAATAGATCCAGATTCACATGTTTGAAAAAAATGGTTCAGTTTGGGAAATTCAGTAATCTTATAATTTTGGTTCCCAGCTTCTTTAAGAATTTTACCAATGAGATAAAGATTTTGTTTTGGAGGAACTTGGAAATCGAGCTCACCATTGATTGCTAAAACAGGTATCTTAAGATGCTCTAATGAAGTTCTTGGATCATAAGTCAAAAAATACCGGAACCACTTTGAGTTACAACGCTTAATTTGGGCTTCCATGGCGTTAGCATTTGCTTGTTGTTCTTCCTGGGGTAGTTTGACTAGCTGTTTTGTAACAATTTCTCGTATGAGTTTTTCCGCTTTTTCAATATCAGGTTCATTTATAATGATAGACAATACTTGCTTTTGAAAATCAAGTTGATGACTTATCTGCTCTTCACTCACTCCCATACTACGAGAAATCAGGGTTTCTTGCGTATAAACAAGTGTTTCGCCTGTTACGCCTTGTGCAGCCATTAACACAATAAAAGCTACATCCTTCGACTTAACTGCTACTAGTGGAGCAATCAGTCCCCCTTCACTATGACCAATCAAACCTATTTTTTCTGCATCAACTTCCGTTCGAGTTTTTAAGTACTCGACCCCAGCCAATATATCAGCAGCAAAATCTTCACTAGTTGAAACCTCGTAATTTCCTGTGGATTGCCCAATTCCACGCTTATCTATGCGTAGCACTACAATACCTTGTTTTGTGAGATGGTCAGCTAGAACCAAAAACGGCTTATGCCCAAATACGGTTTCATCACGGTCAACTGGGCCAGAGCCAGCAATAAGTAAAACTGCTGGGGATGGCTTTCTTGACCTGGGAAGAGTTAAAGTACCAGCTAAGGTTATGTCTGCAGTTATGTTAGAGTATTTAACTTCTTCTTCTTCGTAAGGAATGGCACCTTGTGGCTCTTGAGGACGCCAAGGCATAGAAATCGCTTCAGATGATTCATTTGCAGCAGCTATTAAACTGAATGCAGTGAACAATTCTTTAATCATGCTAACCGTTGTTTTGCTTTCGAGCATCTCTAGAAATCTAGAAGATAAGATGCCAAAATATTGCAGATAAAACATAATTTTTCAACTTGTAAGAACCTATGCTCTCAATTTAAAAACTGTAGTTGAAAAAGCGGTTGTATCTCTCTTCTTCTTCTCCAAAATACTCGAGAAACTTCGTAAGAAGTTCATCATCGAATTCATCTTTGAAGCGATAGAGTTTTTTCTTATTTGTGAAAGTGCGGCTTTGAATACTTCCAAAAGATCTCCATAAAATCCTTTCCAATTGCTTTTGAGAACACTCCTTCCCAAGAAAGCGCGCAATCCTCCGAACTTGGCCAAGCATCCCGCTTTCATCGGAAAAAAAATCTTCAAACCGCACCACTAACGCGTCGGGATGTAGCTTTGCAAAACGCAAGGCATCTTCAACAAAATAGCGCAATCCAAATCTCCGATAATCCTTTTCTTGAAAGTGAAAAAAGTACTCCATTGTCTTGAGGAGTTTTTCTTTTTCGCTTAGCAAAATCCAATCGCTATGCGTCATTTGGAGGTCGCTTAAGTCATCTTTAAAGAAGGGTAAGACATCAAAGCCGTAGCGTGAAATGTAATCTTTAGCTGAAACCAACACATCTCTTAAATTCCTCACCATGAGAATCTTCTTTGAAGTAGGATATCTCTCTAAATAGGCATCGATATCCAAAACAGATTCAACATGCAAAATTAAAAAGCTCTTCGATGGCGAAAACTGCGTATCCAAATAAGGAACAAAAGTAGGCCCTGTTTCGGGCAGGTTTGGCACGATAGGAGTTTTATTAATTAGGTTTTGTACAATAAGCTTGATAAAATGGGTCCCCGACTTTGGCACCGTCACAATGAGTGGTGGCTTTTCAATATCTTTCCCCCACAAACTAGCTCCCAAACAACAAAATAAAAAAACAGCTCTTATTAGATTCAATTTCTTCAACATAAGCTTGCCTTTTTAACTCATTTTTCGCTTTTAAGCAATCTCCTTTACGCTTATTCTTCGGTTATGGATCTTACAACTCTTCGAAAGCAGTTTCCCGTCTTGAAACAGGGCATCTATCTCAATCATGCCGCCACTTGCCCCATCTCATACGCCACCATTGAGCAAATGAAATTATACTGCCAAGAGATGGAAGAGCCTTTTGCCAAGCATGCTATGCGTTGGGCTAAGCTCACTGAAGAAACGCGACAACTCCTCGCAGAGCTCTTAGGGTGTCAGACCGATGAGCTCGCATTCACCCCGAACACTTCAACAGCTTTAAGCCTCGTTGCAAATAGTCTCAATTTCAAACCAGGTGAGCGGGTATTAATCCCACGTAATGAGTTTCCGTCCAATCGATACATTTGGGAAAACCTTCAAAGCAAAGGTGTCGACTGCACATTCTTTGATCTTCCATCTGACCGTTCCCTCATTGAGTTCTTGTCAGAGCAAGATCTCTCGAAGGTCCGCTTGATTTCCGTGAGTCTTGTCAGCTACCTCACAGGAAAAAAAATTGATCTCAAAGCATTTGGAGAGTTTTGTAAAAAAAGGGAAATCATCAGCTGCGTTGATGGAATTCAAGGTGTTGGCACATTTCCTCTCAACCTTAAGTCACAACCTATCGACTTCTTCGCGGGAGGGGGGCAAAAGTGGTTACTCGGTCCCCTTGGCTGCGCCTATCTCTACATCCGGAAAGAACTCATTGAAAAACTCCACGTTCCTCTTGTTGGCTGGACAAGTGTGAAAGACCCTAGGAATTTTGAAGCGAGAAAGCTCGACTTTGCCGACGGAGCAGCCCGTTTTGAACCAGGCCTTCCCAACATTGTCTCCATTGCAGGGCTCAATGCTTCCCTAAACGAGCTCAAACAGATCGGCTGGGACTTTATCTTCAAACGTATTCAATCGCATACCTCCTACCTCCTCGAACATCTTCCCTCTCTCATTTCAAATCAAACAGAACTAGGGGCGATTGTCACAGTCAAAGTTCCAGAGCACTTAAACTTACAAAGCTCATTAGATAAAAACCAAATCACCGTCACTTTGAGAGGAGGATTGATTCGAATTGCGCCTCACTTCTATAATTACCAGGAAGAACTCGATCAACTTCTAAAACTGCTGAGGAGGTAATTCATGCGTTATTGGCTTGGGGTCGTCTCAAAAGAACATGTCCAAAAAGGAATGGAAGGTGGTTTTGCACAAGTTTGCCATGGGAAAAAGGGGCCTTTGATGAAAATGGTCACTGGAGATGGGTTTGTCTATTACTCTCCCCGTGTTTCTCTCTTTGGGAAAGATCTCTGCAAATGCTTTACAGCAATTGGAACAATCAAAACGGGAAAAGTCTATCAAGTCGAAATGACTCCAGATTTTCACCCCTATCGTATCGATATCGACTACTTTCCCTCTCAGGACGTGCCCATAGCTGATTTAATGGATCAATTGGAGTTAACGCAGCATAAAAGCTGGGGAATGCAACTCCGCCGAGGCCTTATTGAAATCTGCCCTGAAGATTTTTCCACGATTTCAAAAGCCATGCAACTCTAATTTGCAAGCTTAAGTTTGACTTCTTTTTGATATTCTACCTCTTCAACCGGCCCTGTAACAACATAAGGCTTATTCTCCCAAAAACTATCTGTATAGAAAATGGTGTCATCACTGATCTTGAAGTATTTTAAATAGTAGAGGTCAAGCTCACCCATTTTCTTGATTAGAATTCGCTTTTTGTTCCGTTTAAACGTCTTATTCTTCCAGTCAGCTACAACTTCATAATCTCTTTCAAAAACAAACATAAAGTGGTAGCCTCTTATGGGACGACAGTCATAGTAATAAGACGGAACAATGTGCACCCCATTTTTGGTTCTCCCCTCATAGCTATACTCGCAAAGCTGCCCATATTTAGCTGTCAACCCATTCCCTAAAAAATCGTAGATAGGAGCTTGTTGAGCCTTCTCCAGATCACAAGCAATGAGAACCGATCCTCCGGTACGCATGCTCGAAGAAAAATCGTCGATTAATCGAGGACTAATATAGGGTGCGCAATCAAAGTGAAAGGGTAACTTTCCCTTGATCAGACTGGGCCTTGAGGGGGGAGTTAAATCAAGATCGTATGTTTCCTGGAGAATCCTGAGCGTTTTTCCCTCAATTGCAACGTCGTTTTCATGCATATACCCTGGAAGAGGAATACACCCCACCTTTTTAAGAAGGACTTGATCTTGGTAAAATGTAAATTTCTCTTCCGCAGTGCCATCTAACGTAACCCCTTCCCCTTTCAATATCTCAAAAAAAAGAAGCACATGTTTCCAGTTGTCCCGATCTAATGCTAATAAGAGGTGGACTCCTTCTTTCGACTGGCCTAGATAGACCGAGCTCATCACATACCCTTCAGTGCACTGATCATCGCAATCGGTTAAATTAAACGAGACGTTTTCAGGCTGAGTAAGTGCCTTGATGATCCACTGATAGACATAGAAGCGCCTTTCTTTCCCATCAACGATAGTTTCAAAGACCCAATCTGCATCTTCACGATCAGAGGTGTCGAGATGGGTGATTGGCAACTCAGTCTCCTCTAAAGAAGCTTGGTTCTTAAAGGCAAAAACTCCCAGGGAAGCGAAGCAAATCAAAGATAGGAGAAGAACTATTTTTTTCATGCAAACCATGGTAAAATTTCGCTATTTTAAAATCTCGTTCTTTTCTAAAATTTCATAGCAAAAATATAGAGTAGATCATGAAAACTCAGGGGCGTTTTTGGAAGCTCGATCAAAATGGCTATCTTCAAAATGATGCCGGCGTAGAATGTATTTCTCCCGAATTTAACCCTTTGATCGAAGCTGTTAAGAACACCTGTATCGACCATTTAGGTTCCTCTCTTCATAGTTTCTATCTAACTGGCTCTATTTCAAGAGGTACTGCCATCTCAAAAGTTTCTGATTTGGATACATTTGCTGTTCTAAAAAAAGATCATGACTTAGACACTTCGTGGTTAAGCCATACAGGAAAAACTCTGCAAAGTCAGTATCCAGTTGTCTCAGATATTCAACTAGAAATCTGGAAATGGAATGATTTAATGCAAACTGACAGTCTTTCCGAATACCAAGTTATCTTGAAGTTAAATAGCGTTTGTTTATGGGGCGATAACTTGGCCAGATCGATCCCACCGATTCGTCCTGATTACGCTCTAGCTCTAACAGAGCTTCAGCATTTGCAGTCGGATATCGATGAAGTTTTAAGCAAAATTGAAAAAGAGCCCAATCAGGTTGCATTTTGGTGCAAAAAAATCATGAAAAACCTCATTCGCGCTGGATTTTATCTCTTGATTCCAAGAGAAAAAAAATTCACAAGAGATTTAGAATTGTCCGTTGCAACCTTCCTCAAGTACTACCCTGAGAGGATAGAAATCAACAAATGCTTAAAACAGGTAACATTTCCGCTAACACACAAAAAGGATTTAAAAAAATTTCTAAAAAGTCAATTTGTGAAGCAATTACTCGATGAAACCAAGCAACTTATCCATGCAAATGTACCAACTGTCTGAAGAGATCGAATCAGCATATCGGAAATTAGACGAGCTTCTTACTCAAATTCCACCAAGCCAGATACATGATAAGAGAATTATGTTTGGGAATTTGAAGATTAGCGTTGTCGATCTCATTGCCTATCAAATTGGTTGGAGTAAGCTTCTTCTTGAGTGGTATCAATCTGGCATTGAAAAGAAGAGTATCCAAATGCCAGGAGAAGGCTTCACTAAGTGGGATTATCAAGGGCTTGCAAAACATTTTTTTAAGGCCTACTGCTTCGAAAACCTTTCTGCTCAACGGAAGTTTCTAAATGAACTCGTACAAAAGATTATCGTATTCGTTGAGTATGAGTCTCAAACAGAAAACATAGAAAAAGTGGGCATCTGGGACTGGTGCACCCTTCCCTCTGGGAAAAAATGGCCTCTTTCAAAATGGGTCTCG
Coding sequences within:
- a CDS encoding GNAT family N-acetyltransferase, whose product is MRPMQSGKDLLKITHRFLFPWSTPEKTQTIWETYALEQEEGIRTVFVIENQNEILGYGSLLRKSENPTFQGSNIPEVNAIWIDESCRRQGLGKALIQVIECLAIEEGYHQIGIGVGLYQDYGPAQRLYFQLGYIPDGNGITYKGAITKPGESYPLDDDLLLWLVKPLAKT
- a CDS encoding GNAT family N-acetyltransferase translates to MKEVRKIEVVPYDPSWPEQFEVEAGLIRDALGDHCIAVHHVGSTAVPGLCAKPKIDIILVSKSPEATIQKLEKIGFKYRGEYNIPMHYGFSKRGERDVNLHVYQERHPEITLNLTFRDYLRSHPEVRDEYGALKLELLKQKSSFEKSEGSMFTGYNLGKDAFISSILKRAGFDSLRFVICTHHNEWKAAKSLRKRYFFDKISIADPYEWTFNHPDHLHFILYKGVEIIGYCHIQLWPQSRAAIRIIVMEEAYRNQGFAKQFLEWIETYLKAKNYKSIHTESSPDAVGFYQCLGYIDMPFNDPDGHEGGVDDIPMGKSLL
- a CDS encoding FAD-binding protein; this encodes MRKKKFFLTLGAALVFIFLVSGVETIREELGDQKLEKKLSLDKPRLEKSFEPFLKEENERDDICSCTEKVATLIDHILYRGSKNFIRRPVSKTIAKTMSLTALPICLLCDTAQYTAKGSFEGALILFTEEKGDKNRFEKHFSKVKRCLLGFAAFPAGIISADMVSQHFVVNHSGKKLVEPYGKLYSTKCLELYPRTHKDVAMILNEAKQSGKKATFAGALMSQGKQALPMDEEDLLIHFDALNQVTIDPASRIARVGAGALWSDVQAAANEHGLAVKVMQASNVFSIGGSLSINCHGWDHKAGTLKETVHSLLIVNGEGEIQRLFPEDELFDLVIGGLGGFGAILEAELALTPNTKMSYESVEMPAQEYLSYFQNQVMNNEKLGMHYFRLCFDPKQMFETGIALNYFEESSEGVISAIPFEPARGNTTERVELGIIRRLPKALPIAWQMERSGSLSTKKTDRNEAMTFHLRCIFNESTIDAEWLQEYFVPAHQLNDFISFLGDVLKKNDVPVYNASIRYVKQNESLGFSYAPHEDMFAIVLFFNQSLLPEEIQKSRLWIQSVIDYLIVHEGTYYLPYQNFATLEQFHSCYPEWEKIAEKKRQYDPHHLFTNGFYEEYVLGKNTLIADSNRSNFRSTFADPLQRKWVEEFLNHVFMQFDQKKFMALVDDILTDSSVNDEDVYRILQQRLSEGSFSFLKKNKQALKSLSTLKEDLSDQMLKLMGKKTLRGYVEIGYPGRLCRPLKKKLDLKGPIYVINEGEQLADYVESGFPRPYNRFVYLNEYEPILHQDIPTESVDLVAMYIGLHHIPENKLESFVRSIHRILRPGGSFVLMDHDALSSKHKEMLFVIHSIFNVGTNVPLDEELREFRNFQSLANWESLLEKCGFVRDSHPPLIRQGDATLNSLIRFTKKATTEEEFCAQIHADPEYVRDPIRTYLTAPEWHNVRLTQGYCKFIEDIPFYQFPWFTEIKNMWSVFGKSWKVARRHASFSEVLFSDCTLMNLFITIFNTVEYAIKGAISYPLSLIYTNESIEDARNIHLLVRTNTNLTEIDPRIRIEKECPESHLKHIILPRYMEMFHILLKLSNEDLTYVDIAGQKKIQVDLNVEKNQELILPLGCEKLYEIPVTADPSRVYLALDVDVEHLNTALKWFQDHKIPIVYIHDF
- a CDS encoding alpha/beta hydrolase family protein; translation: MIKELFTAFSLIAAANESSEAISMPWRPQEPQGAIPYEEEEVKYSNITADITLAGTLTLPRSRKPSPAVLLIAGSGPVDRDETVFGHKPFLVLADHLTKQGIVVLRIDKRGIGQSTGNYEVSTSEDFAADILAGVEYLKTRTEVDAEKIGLIGHSEGGLIAPLVAVKSKDVAFIVLMAAQGVTGETLVYTQETLISRSMGVSEEQISHQLDFQKQVLSIIINEPDIEKAEKLIREIVTKQLVKLPQEEQQANANAMEAQIKRCNSKWFRYFLTYDPRTSLEHLKIPVLAINGELDFQVPPKQNLYLIGKILKEAGNQNYKITEFPKLNHFFQTCESGSILEYGKIEETIAPIVLDTLSDWILETTTHR
- a CDS encoding sulfotransferase domain-containing protein, whose protein sequence is MLKKLNLIRAVFLFCCLGASLWGKDIEKPPLIVTVPKSGTHFIKLIVQNLINKTPIVPNLPETGPTFVPYLDTQFSPSKSFLILHVESVLDIDAYLERYPTSKKILMVRNLRDVLVSAKDYISRYGFDVLPFFKDDLSDLQMTHSDWILLSEKEKLLKTMEYFFHFQEKDYRRFGLRYFVEDALRFAKLHPDALVVRFEDFFSDESGMLGQVRRIARFLGKECSQKQLERILWRSFGSIQSRTFTNKKKLYRFKDEFDDELLTKFLEYFGEEEERYNRFFNYSF
- a CDS encoding aminotransferase class V-fold PLP-dependent enzyme, whose protein sequence is MDLTTLRKQFPVLKQGIYLNHAATCPISYATIEQMKLYCQEMEEPFAKHAMRWAKLTEETRQLLAELLGCQTDELAFTPNTSTALSLVANSLNFKPGERVLIPRNEFPSNRYIWENLQSKGVDCTFFDLPSDRSLIEFLSEQDLSKVRLISVSLVSYLTGKKIDLKAFGEFCKKREIISCVDGIQGVGTFPLNLKSQPIDFFAGGGQKWLLGPLGCAYLYIRKELIEKLHVPLVGWTSVKDPRNFEARKLDFADGAARFEPGLPNIVSIAGLNASLNELKQIGWDFIFKRIQSHTSYLLEHLPSLISNQTELGAIVTVKVPEHLNLQSSLDKNQITVTLRGGLIRIAPHFYNYQEELDQLLKLLRR